The following coding sequences lie in one Patescibacteria group bacterium genomic window:
- a CDS encoding HU family DNA-binding protein, giving the protein MNKAALIEALASKTNLTKKQAEEVLESMLALITDSLKRKEEVVLTGFGTFSAKIRHARKGVNPQKPNEKIDIPEVVIPKFKSGKALKDALKGK; this is encoded by the coding sequence ATGAATAAAGCCGCTCTCATTGAGGCTTTAGCCTCAAAAACAAACCTAACCAAAAAACAGGCTGAAGAAGTTTTGGAAAGCATGCTGGCGCTTATTACTGACAGTTTGAAAAGAAAAGAAGAAGTTGTTTTAACCGGCTTTGGCACTTTTTCTGCCAAAATCAGGCATGCCCGCAAAGGCGTGAATCCGCAAAAGCCGAATGAAAAAATTGACATTCCAGAAGTTGTTATTCCAAAATTCAAGTCTGGCAAAGCTTTAAAAGACGCTCTCAAAGGTAAATAA